One genomic window of Trichlorobacter lovleyi includes the following:
- a CDS encoding SLC13 family permease: MQINFDAIPLFSSLSRLDRARLIPNCAVIAFEKGNAIVKQGEHGDSLFIIISGTAQVVRHKMDGSDAEIALLRQGECFGEVALLTGETRTADVIAIDEQTTVFRLSRERFNGLLKQHNALALKIASILAKRISRTNGHVTNNDHADVFHVTEPENDSETRELPSSSGLKAGWSLGVKLRSRRFISSALSVVLCSIVALMLSRTGMTYQQITLAVLLLGATVTWSFDAFSYHAVALALPLAAVVLNAAKPAQAFSGFSHPSWFLVLGVFAISAAISKTGLMYRLVLLVVSRFPASYRWQSFALALSGMFLTPIIPSSNGRAVLAGPLIANVSEVLRFRRGSAGSIGMSMAALLGFGHMSFMFMNGTATCLLAFGLLPQQVINRVTWGSWFLAALPLGLVFFGISYLAVLIQYRPKVQRTSGSSVIAKQLAALGPYSEHEQITILLVIASLLGFITQSFHHVNGAWIALTSFFLLFAFGVLPERSVRSDIDWNFLLSFGALVGFGGLISSSGLSGVMAEYVAPLLQQVKQCPYTFLVAVSLGMYLLRFFLPLPAAQLVTLLSVLPVLTTTNIDPFALCLVVLISGNPWFFPYQNSVYLNLLEATEGKVFDHHQTRKAAIVHVLAAQVAIIVSVPYWQWIGLIR, encoded by the coding sequence ATGCAGATAAACTTTGACGCCATCCCACTTTTCAGCTCGCTCAGCAGGCTTGACCGCGCCCGGTTGATTCCCAATTGTGCTGTCATTGCTTTTGAAAAGGGTAATGCAATTGTTAAACAGGGAGAACATGGCGACAGTCTCTTTATTATTATTAGTGGTACAGCACAGGTCGTGCGTCATAAGATGGATGGTTCTGATGCTGAAATTGCTTTGCTGCGGCAAGGCGAATGCTTTGGTGAGGTTGCACTGCTTACCGGAGAGACCAGAACAGCAGATGTCATTGCCATTGATGAGCAGACTACGGTTTTCCGGCTTTCGCGTGAACGTTTCAACGGCCTTCTCAAACAACATAATGCCCTTGCCCTCAAAATAGCTTCCATCCTGGCAAAACGTATCAGCCGTACCAACGGGCATGTCACCAACAACGATCATGCAGACGTTTTCCACGTAACAGAACCTGAGAACGACAGTGAAACACGCGAACTGCCATCATCATCAGGTCTGAAGGCTGGTTGGAGTTTGGGGGTCAAGCTACGCAGTCGCCGGTTCATCAGCAGCGCTCTGTCAGTTGTACTTTGTTCAATAGTCGCTTTAATGCTTTCCAGAACCGGCATGACCTATCAGCAGATCACGCTGGCGGTTTTGTTGCTCGGCGCAACCGTGACCTGGAGTTTTGACGCATTTTCCTACCACGCGGTCGCGCTCGCATTGCCACTGGCAGCAGTTGTGCTGAACGCGGCAAAACCAGCGCAGGCATTCAGCGGTTTTTCTCATCCCTCGTGGTTTCTGGTGTTAGGTGTATTTGCCATCTCAGCCGCCATCTCAAAAACAGGTTTGATGTACCGGCTGGTGCTGCTGGTGGTTAGCCGCTTCCCAGCCAGTTACCGTTGGCAGAGTTTTGCGCTGGCATTATCAGGAATGTTTTTAACACCGATTATCCCGTCATCCAACGGTAGAGCTGTGCTAGCTGGTCCTCTGATTGCCAACGTCAGTGAGGTTTTGCGGTTCCGTAGAGGGAGTGCCGGTTCAATCGGCATGTCAATGGCGGCACTGTTGGGGTTCGGGCATATGTCGTTCATGTTCATGAACGGTACAGCAACTTGTTTGCTGGCATTTGGCTTGTTACCACAACAAGTGATCAACCGCGTTACCTGGGGGAGCTGGTTTCTAGCGGCATTGCCGCTTGGACTGGTCTTCTTCGGAATTTCGTATCTAGCAGTCCTGATCCAGTACCGTCCCAAAGTGCAGCGCACATCAGGTTCAAGTGTGATTGCAAAACAGCTTGCCGCACTTGGCCCCTACAGTGAACATGAACAGATCACAATCCTACTGGTGATTGCATCACTGCTCGGGTTTATCACGCAATCGTTCCACCACGTGAACGGAGCATGGATCGCGCTGACCAGCTTCTTTCTACTGTTTGCGTTTGGTGTGCTGCCGGAACGGTCGGTAAGGTCTGATATTGACTGGAATTTTTTACTTTCGTTCGGTGCGTTAGTCGGATTTGGTGGATTGATTTCTTCAAGCGGACTGAGTGGAGTCATGGCAGAGTATGTTGCCCCGCTACTGCAACAGGTCAAGCAATGCCCTTACACGTTTTTGGTGGCAGTGTCACTTGGCATGTATCTGTTGCGCTTCTTCTTGCCGTTACCGGCGGCACAGTTGGTTACGCTGCTTTCCGTTCTCCCGGTACTGACCACAACAAACATTGATCCGTTCGCGCTTTGCCTAGTGGTTCTGATATCCGGCAACCCGTGGTTTTTCCCGTATCAGAATAGTGTCTATCTCAATCTGCTTGAGGCAACAGAAGGCAAAGTGTTTGACCATCACCAGACCCGAAAAGCCGCCATAGTTCACGTGTTGGCGGCACAGGTTGCAATCATAGTTTCTGTGCCGTACTGGCAGTGGATTGGATTGATTCGATAA
- a CDS encoding VWA domain-containing protein, which yields MRKAKPLIILFFFIAAILMQRELVSAQSVIHLSSTLSGKSGGESTKLESLKVGEKVTLKHRIYSEPVKLSRPPEETDKAIILILDTSRSMGWRMTCDECYPSSPEKNRMQIMQDAARSFVASFMGKQASIILAPFSQTVYGNFQIFDLQEKSGYSVRQLQERISALKVDGNTNTGAALRKAAQLLQNFPEDTARFVVLMTDGMPNNLNDTLQAAVQLREKNINGYAVSITDVGSSIEQIALAMGARETQNGQHYYKALSEADMQEIYRQVLADIDAIITFKNVVYQELLPQPVKVRSVKVVDAQMKPTADHLKVSQRPDGSNIIDGGLRLKMRKGTAGTHVLDEQYLLIDLIFNDIGAISDHTPQQLSYLDPFGVHQQALIDNNVTIAADDFDLMKLAVKPVKLTIKRNQTGNCGTVFTPAKIRNRKVEWSVEDTSLVAITVSNDENLQLKGLKVGKTRIVARHLASGKTATAELEVLPFSIDKKKLFDEDEPPRRTVDKLVMY from the coding sequence ATGAGAAAAGCTAAACCGCTTATTATACTATTTTTCTTCATAGCAGCCATATTGATGCAACGTGAATTGGTATCAGCTCAGTCGGTTATTCACTTGTCTTCAACGCTGTCGGGTAAGTCCGGGGGGGAATCTACCAAGCTGGAGTCGCTCAAGGTCGGCGAAAAGGTGACTCTGAAGCACCGTATCTACTCAGAGCCGGTCAAGCTGTCTCGCCCGCCTGAAGAGACTGACAAGGCGATTATACTCATCCTGGACACATCCAGAAGCATGGGGTGGCGTATGACGTGCGATGAATGCTATCCCAGCTCTCCTGAAAAAAACCGCATGCAGATCATGCAGGATGCAGCTAGGAGTTTTGTTGCATCTTTTATGGGTAAACAGGCCTCAATCATCTTGGCACCTTTTTCACAGACGGTATATGGTAACTTCCAGATTTTTGATCTGCAGGAAAAATCTGGATATTCTGTGAGACAACTGCAGGAGCGAATAAGCGCCCTTAAGGTAGACGGCAACACCAACACCGGTGCTGCATTACGCAAGGCGGCCCAGTTACTTCAGAATTTTCCGGAGGATACCGCTCGTTTTGTAGTGCTGATGACCGATGGCATGCCAAACAATCTGAACGATACGCTGCAAGCGGCTGTACAGTTGCGTGAAAAGAACATCAATGGCTATGCCGTTTCTATTACCGACGTGGGCAGCTCTATCGAGCAGATTGCCTTGGCAATGGGAGCACGGGAAACCCAAAACGGACAACATTACTACAAGGCCTTGAGCGAAGCAGACATGCAGGAAATCTACCGCCAGGTTCTGGCGGATATTGATGCCATAATTACATTTAAAAACGTCGTTTACCAAGAGTTGTTGCCCCAGCCCGTAAAAGTTCGATCAGTGAAGGTGGTTGACGCGCAGATGAAACCTACAGCAGACCACCTGAAGGTATCGCAACGCCCGGACGGCAGCAATATTATTGATGGAGGGCTTCGGTTGAAGATGCGTAAAGGGACTGCTGGTACGCATGTGCTCGATGAACAGTATCTCCTGATAGATCTTATTTTCAATGATATTGGGGCGATTTCAGATCATACACCGCAGCAATTAAGCTATCTGGATCCATTTGGGGTACATCAGCAAGCGTTGATTGACAATAACGTGACTATCGCCGCAGATGATTTTGACTTGATGAAACTGGCAGTTAAACCGGTTAAGCTGACTATTAAGCGCAACCAAACCGGGAATTGCGGCACGGTCTTTACTCCAGCAAAAATACGCAACCGTAAAGTTGAATGGTCTGTTGAGGATACTTCTTTGGTAGCCATAACCGTCTCAAATGATGAGAATCTACAGTTGAAGGGACTGAAGGTGGGTAAGACACGGATTGTTGCCCGCCATTTGGCCTCGGGAAAGACGGCTACTGCTGAGCTGGAGGTGCTACCGTTCAGCATAGACAAGAAAAAGCTGTTTGATGAAGACGAGCCTCCTCGTAGGACAGTAGATAAGCTGGTTATGTACTGA
- a CDS encoding AAA family ATPase encodes MSDTNEFKQNLTRYLKARIPFISIRSAERTRVLDILREVATIINAPVYVHTLSQGMRDIATNRVVSEDRSVVGAVDFAGQQIAQRQNLTFVMTEVADIEDDTSFSRQLQDAVMLAAEHGGVLVIITTKPVWGQLQRQGMSLLLSPPNEDEMLEIIREQIGAYRGQFPIEWDADDEKRAAAVMAGVSRIEAENIIATLLANGAIRKEDMKELMHAKDRIFADISGIERVQVRHEELSVGGLQGLQSWLAKERPLLTADLRERGIRPPRGVLLVGVPGCGKSLSAKAIAANWEMPLYRLDLSTIHGQYLGQSEGRLKDALSTADHVAPCVLWIDEIEKGLAGATGGGDGGTSTRLVGQFLYWLQEARSRVFVVATANDVSRLPPELLRRGRFDELFFVDLPTQEERRDIISIYVRRGLKRDIPPSLMDDLVELSEGFAGSDLESAVREVVKEAYLKGDEVVNEQLFVLSFQNVVPLSKTSPEQIESIRTWGRERAVSASGQPIGGPSQLTKARRSVLV; translated from the coding sequence ATGAGTGATACCAATGAATTCAAACAAAACTTGACCCGTTACCTCAAAGCACGCATCCCCTTTATTTCCATCAGAAGCGCTGAACGCACCCGTGTGCTGGACATCCTTCGAGAAGTTGCCACCATCATCAATGCGCCGGTGTATGTACACACCCTCTCGCAAGGGATGCGGGACATCGCCACCAACCGAGTGGTGAGTGAGGATCGCTCAGTGGTTGGTGCGGTTGATTTTGCCGGACAGCAGATCGCCCAGCGCCAGAATCTGACGTTTGTTATGACCGAAGTGGCTGATATTGAGGATGACACCTCCTTTTCCCGTCAACTTCAGGATGCGGTTATGTTAGCAGCCGAACATGGTGGGGTGTTGGTAATCATAACCACAAAACCGGTCTGGGGGCAGTTGCAGCGACAGGGTATGTCGTTGCTACTTTCTCCTCCCAATGAAGATGAGATGCTGGAGATCATCAGAGAGCAGATTGGTGCTTACCGTGGCCAGTTTCCGATTGAATGGGATGCCGATGATGAAAAACGTGCAGCAGCGGTAATGGCTGGCGTCTCCAGAATTGAGGCGGAAAACATTATTGCCACCCTGCTTGCCAACGGCGCCATCCGTAAAGAGGATATGAAGGAACTGATGCATGCCAAAGACCGCATTTTTGCCGATATTTCTGGTATTGAACGAGTCCAGGTCAGGCATGAAGAACTGAGTGTAGGTGGCCTGCAGGGGTTGCAGTCTTGGCTGGCTAAAGAGCGTCCTCTGTTAACCGCAGATCTGCGGGAACGCGGGATTCGTCCGCCTCGCGGTGTCCTGCTGGTCGGGGTGCCGGGCTGTGGTAAATCGCTGTCAGCAAAGGCGATTGCAGCCAACTGGGAGATGCCTCTCTATCGTCTGGATCTTTCAACTATCCATGGTCAGTATCTGGGCCAGAGTGAAGGGCGTCTGAAGGATGCACTGTCTACCGCGGACCATGTCGCGCCCTGTGTACTCTGGATTGATGAGATAGAGAAGGGATTGGCTGGTGCCACCGGTGGTGGTGACGGCGGCACCTCTACCCGTTTGGTGGGACAATTCCTGTACTGGCTACAGGAGGCCCGCTCACGGGTCTTTGTGGTGGCCACCGCCAACGATGTCTCCCGTCTGCCACCGGAACTGCTGCGCCGTGGCCGTTTTGATGAGCTGTTCTTTGTGGATCTGCCTACCCAGGAAGAACGCCGTGACATTATCTCAATCTACGTCAGGCGTGGCCTGAAACGTGATATTCCGCCAAGTTTGATGGATGATCTGGTTGAGTTATCGGAAGGCTTTGCCGGATCAGATCTGGAGTCGGCAGTGCGTGAAGTGGTCAAGGAAGCGTACCTGAAGGGCGATGAGGTGGTAAACGAGCAGCTTTTTGTACTCAGTTTCCAGAATGTAGTGCCGCTTTCAAAGACCAGCCCTGAACAGATCGAGTCGATCCGTACGTGGGGGCGTGAAAGGGCGGTGTCGGCATCAGGCCAGCCGATCGGCGGGCCATCGCAACTGACCAAGGCGCGCCGTAGCGTGTTGGTCTGA
- a CDS encoding helix-turn-helix domain-containing protein translates to MQPSGNEALIDVGGRIRRFRQEAGFSQEKLAELVGVTPQQIQKYEAAKSRVSTDKLQQIAAALRIHPADFFDVRSNLTLNTPELLFIKKLRKVRDPEVHESLSVLLDKLAR, encoded by the coding sequence ATGCAACCATCAGGTAATGAAGCGTTGATAGACGTTGGTGGCCGTATCCGCCGCTTTCGTCAGGAGGCTGGATTCAGTCAGGAAAAACTGGCTGAACTGGTTGGGGTTACGCCCCAGCAGATTCAAAAATACGAAGCGGCAAAATCACGGGTCTCCACTGACAAGTTGCAGCAGATCGCAGCAGCCCTGAGAATACATCCGGCTGATTTTTTTGACGTGCGTAGTAATCTGACGCTGAATACCCCTGAACTGCTCTTTATCAAAAAACTGCGTAAGGTTCGTGACCCGGAAGTACATGAAAGCCTGAGTGTTTTGCTGGACAAACTGGCTAGATGA
- a CDS encoding sigma-54-dependent transcriptional regulator, translated as MKTLHILCDFWEQSVSRALHELRRHERFPFQTGHIHAGNLTEKLELLLHELRDQDHVLINLLHADSTVLQQAAKLLGSQKASLRSRIRISYSRYSPDLARWAEQCGTAHEINQYEAPRHSDWEPLDTRYGTTLAERRWIQYRMMRTLIGGEQPKDVFNEIFKKLRSGKLSETDTLRSQRFYERDEPDMAGGQYAEARHTTPNAIDLLRERAVQVGRSGLNTLIIGETGTGKESLAWYLHDYSTRFDRPFLALNCAFFEGERLESELFGHELGAFTDAKRMKKGLVEEADGGTLFLDELPEMAPRVQAKLLRFLQDGTYTRLGGTKAMRASVRVISAAQPGRLENLRQDLYFRVADVELHTVPLQQMKQRDIVNIACNLAYRLMWRPIITATGQSILTPDAIREVWGRLSQPEHAACLAGYAWPGNMRELSTLIKRFVLLGDDIFQEIRGRYGSVATTADEWQRFQVPVANLEDLKQLGITLKELQPAFVQYIVASLGGREAIQPTKLAETLGCSYNTLMSCLATTRRDL; from the coding sequence ATGAAAACACTGCACATACTCTGCGATTTTTGGGAACAGTCGGTCTCACGCGCTTTGCATGAGCTGCGCAGACATGAACGTTTTCCCTTCCAGACCGGCCATATCCATGCAGGCAACCTTACGGAAAAGCTGGAGTTGCTGCTGCACGAGCTGCGCGATCAAGACCACGTATTGATCAACTTGTTGCATGCCGATAGCACTGTCCTGCAACAGGCGGCAAAGCTGCTGGGAAGCCAGAAGGCATCCCTGCGCAGCAGGATCAGGATCTCCTATTCACGCTATTCTCCAGATCTGGCCCGCTGGGCGGAGCAGTGCGGCACCGCCCATGAAATCAATCAGTACGAGGCACCACGCCACTCAGACTGGGAACCGCTTGACACCCGCTACGGAACAACGTTGGCAGAACGCCGCTGGATACAGTACCGAATGATGCGGACCTTGATCGGCGGTGAACAGCCCAAGGATGTCTTCAACGAAATCTTCAAAAAGCTGCGCAGCGGAAAATTGTCTGAGACAGACACCCTGCGTTCACAACGTTTTTATGAGCGTGATGAGCCTGATATGGCAGGTGGCCAGTATGCTGAAGCCCGTCACACCACCCCCAACGCCATTGACTTGCTGCGCGAAAGGGCGGTACAGGTTGGCCGATCCGGCCTGAACACACTGATCATTGGCGAGACCGGCACCGGTAAAGAGTCGCTGGCCTGGTATCTGCACGATTACAGCACCCGCTTTGACAGGCCGTTTCTGGCACTGAACTGTGCCTTTTTTGAAGGTGAACGGCTTGAATCTGAGCTATTTGGCCACGAACTGGGGGCGTTTACCGATGCCAAGCGGATGAAGAAAGGGCTGGTTGAAGAGGCGGACGGTGGCACCCTGTTTCTGGATGAACTGCCGGAAATGGCTCCCCGTGTACAGGCCAAACTACTGCGGTTTCTGCAGGACGGCACCTACACGCGGCTGGGCGGCACCAAGGCCATGCGGGCCAGTGTGCGGGTCATATCGGCAGCCCAGCCGGGGCGCCTGGAAAACCTGCGGCAGGATCTGTATTTCCGGGTAGCTGATGTGGAACTGCATACCGTGCCGCTGCAGCAGATGAAGCAGCGTGACATCGTTAATATCGCCTGCAATCTGGCCTATCGGTTGATGTGGCGACCGATCATCACCGCCACAGGTCAGAGTATCCTGACACCCGATGCTATCCGCGAGGTATGGGGCAGGCTATCTCAGCCGGAACATGCCGCCTGTCTTGCCGGATACGCCTGGCCCGGCAACATGCGTGAGCTATCAACCCTGATCAAACGGTTTGTGCTGCTGGGGGATGATATCTTTCAGGAGATACGCGGCAGATATGGTTCCGTTGCTACAACTGCTGATGAGTGGCAACGATTTCAGGTGCCCGTTGCCAATTTGGAAGACCTAAAGCAGCTTGGCATTACACTGAAAGAACTGCAGCCTGCCTTTGTTCAGTATATCGTCGCATCACTTGGCGGACGGGAAGCTATCCAGCCAACCAAACTGGCTGAGACACTGGGCTGCAGCTACAATACCTTGATGAGTTGCCTGGCGACAACACGGAGGGACTTGTGA
- a CDS encoding NupC/NupG family nucleoside CNT transporter: protein MIDHIMRGVAGVVALILIAVLCSRSRKDIRWKPIICALAFNLLFALLVLHTPLGKAVFGLLSSGLIKTMKFADEGIKFVFGPLFGGFNAVPGFQGSTYVFVLQALMQIVFFAVLINLLYYLQIMQRVVKGMAWLFRRLFGLTGPEATVVASNIFVGQVQGAMTVTPYIKNMTEAQLFQVMVVGMSTVGAGMPIIYAGMGAKIDYVLAANIMAAPAAVLFAKLLMPEREEITTDETVTQTDYQAGINLLDAAGRGAMDGWKVVVAISVMLLGFIPLIHLLNWVVVTVTNNVSDLETIFSWLFAPAAYIVGVPSSDVAGFAKLLGQKIAFNEVIGFSGLKETALSPKGFMLTCFALTGFANFTSVGIQIGGIGELAPTRRSDVARLGMRCVLAATLANLLNATIAGILFVG from the coding sequence GTGATTGACCATATCATGCGCGGAGTTGCCGGAGTTGTAGCCTTGATCCTGATAGCCGTACTCTGTTCCCGTTCACGCAAGGATATCCGCTGGAAACCGATTATCTGCGCCCTGGCTTTCAACCTGCTGTTTGCCCTTCTGGTGCTGCATACACCGCTGGGGAAAGCGGTCTTTGGCCTGTTAAGCTCTGGCCTGATCAAGACTATGAAGTTTGCCGATGAGGGGATCAAGTTTGTGTTTGGACCGCTCTTTGGCGGATTCAATGCAGTACCCGGTTTCCAGGGCTCAACCTATGTCTTTGTGCTGCAGGCACTGATGCAAATTGTCTTCTTTGCCGTGCTGATCAATCTACTCTACTACCTGCAGATCATGCAGCGGGTAGTAAAGGGAATGGCCTGGCTCTTCAGGAGACTGTTCGGTCTGACCGGACCGGAAGCAACGGTGGTGGCAAGCAACATCTTTGTCGGCCAGGTGCAAGGGGCAATGACGGTTACGCCCTACATAAAAAACATGACCGAAGCTCAGCTCTTTCAAGTCATGGTGGTTGGCATGTCCACCGTTGGCGCAGGCATGCCGATTATCTACGCCGGTATGGGGGCAAAGATTGACTACGTGCTTGCCGCAAATATCATGGCAGCACCTGCTGCTGTCCTGTTTGCAAAGCTGCTGATGCCAGAGCGGGAAGAGATTACGACTGATGAAACAGTGACGCAGACCGACTACCAGGCCGGTATCAATCTGCTGGATGCCGCAGGGCGTGGCGCCATGGATGGCTGGAAGGTGGTGGTGGCTATCTCGGTTATGCTGCTGGGATTCATCCCGCTGATTCACCTGCTTAACTGGGTGGTTGTAACAGTGACCAACAACGTTTCAGATCTTGAGACAATCTTCAGTTGGCTGTTCGCGCCAGCCGCGTATATCGTCGGGGTGCCGTCCAGCGATGTTGCGGGATTTGCAAAGCTGCTTGGTCAGAAAATCGCTTTTAACGAAGTAATCGGATTCAGCGGCCTGAAGGAAACCGCCCTGTCACCCAAAGGATTTATGCTGACCTGCTTTGCCCTTACCGGGTTTGCCAACTTTACTTCGGTTGGGATTCAGATCGGCGGGATTGGAGAATTAGCTCCAACGCGGCGGAGTGATGTAGCCCGATTGGGGATGCGGTGTGTACTGGCAGCCACCCTGGCAAACCTGCTGAATGCTACTATCGCTGGAATCTTATTTGTAGGATAG
- a CDS encoding DUF6573 family protein, translated as MYPVVQHGPFAGFEVIHSYTRQQAIADGVLINLSTSFPNETRMFKWNVCCTDTVWNLIERASDQ; from the coding sequence ATGTATCCAGTTGTGCAGCATGGCCCGTTTGCCGGTTTTGAAGTAATCCATTCCTACACACGTCAACAAGCAATTGCTGACGGCGTCCTCATCAATCTCTCCACCTCCTTTCCCAATGAAACACGGATGTTCAAGTGGAACGTCTGCTGTACAGATACTGTCTGGAACCTGATCGAGCGCGCGTCTGATCAATAG
- a CDS encoding phage integrase N-terminal domain-containing protein, translating into MGKFKPLEVQALERIGKNWSKSKLTREGHLQHTKEFAIYVAKRFGLERIEHLKPGHVQAYVAHLHERGLNHGTIANRLASVRQLAQAIGKANIVERTNDAYGVMRTRMNPVIADRDKIDQIKSELKTMADNGDRVAMMTYAASLLRDAFGLRAKESIMSAVMIQHEGKLFLRVEGAKGGRTRDLEIKTPDQLSAAHNIEKVAALLGSATGRVIPPELSLKEAYNAQRALWASLGGTRENRTHMHAQRHDHLQVMHANGATNAEMMKQAGHGEDRSPGHYIPK; encoded by the coding sequence ATGGGTAAATTCAAACCACTGGAAGTTCAGGCGTTGGAACGGATAGGTAAAAACTGGAGCAAAAGTAAGCTCACGCGAGAAGGGCATCTGCAACACACAAAAGAGTTCGCAATCTATGTTGCCAAACGCTTCGGCCTGGAGCGCATCGAGCATCTGAAACCAGGACATGTACAGGCATATGTCGCACACCTGCATGAGCGTGGACTTAACCATGGTACGATTGCCAACAGACTCGCTTCTGTACGTCAGCTGGCACAGGCAATCGGCAAGGCCAACATCGTTGAACGTACCAATGATGCCTATGGTGTCATGCGTACAAGAATGAATCCGGTTATTGCTGACCGTGATAAAATTGACCAGATAAAATCAGAACTGAAAACAATGGCTGATAACGGTGACAGGGTAGCCATGATGACCTACGCAGCATCACTGCTGCGTGATGCGTTTGGTCTTCGAGCTAAGGAATCAATCATGTCTGCAGTAATGATACAGCACGAGGGTAAACTATTTCTTCGCGTGGAAGGTGCCAAAGGTGGCCGGACACGCGATCTTGAAATCAAAACACCTGACCAGCTGTCAGCAGCGCACAATATTGAAAAAGTAGCTGCACTACTTGGCTCAGCAACCGGTCGCGTTATACCTCCAGAGTTATCACTAAAAGAAGCATACAATGCCCAAAGGGCCTTATGGGCAAGTCTTGGCGGTACTCGTGAGAACAGGACACATATGCATGCCCAGCGTCACGACCACCTGCAAGTAATGCATGCAAATGGAGCAACCAATGCGGAAATGATGAAACAGGCTGGTCATGGTGAAGACCGTTCGCCTGGTCATTACATCCCTAAATAG